One Pyrus communis chromosome 13, drPyrComm1.1, whole genome shotgun sequence genomic window carries:
- the LOC137712563 gene encoding uncharacterized protein isoform X2, with product MWSWLLWLSVGFVVGAVAILAAEVAVVRVFISRLQHKTKQQHDKEKSSQERGSKSDPLHPRRSLEFSSTKEKEGVIWVLEPEKVPKNWQEKALREQKREKEFFEVSPIKRYAKIKNKLLILTESDGSQTAIQLKGCTIEAVSSTSLSSRKWAKRFPIKLDSKATLYKGSKILYLYLKTSWEKESWCKTLRLASCDDKEKLDWFAKLHEEFRCYLTLLNTGHPSLMKQSGGLYAAEPADKENRIDGSSSKVRMFLRKFTKKSSKIGPENKLSWTSSLGREERKISEKVRPCQDFVSSSSLVDASPLVKRAQSFSEGNFAIPPSSTLTHSGSQSHISVISDAGSDEKFGSDEGTLCWNLLISRLFFDAKSSVEMKRTIKAQIQRTLSNMRTPSYMGEVICTDINIGNLPPYIHGLKVLPMDMNDVWALEVDIGYYGGAVLDVETRLEVRELDFQRGSEDARPESGSVGDVSADLLEEFEHFGKQLNLAEGAVDAPENKEECDPKPDGSNSSKSSMSASNYGSRWKSLLNSIAKQVSQVPLSLAIRITSLRGTLRLQIKPPPSDRLWFAFTSMPDIDFNLDSSVGDHKITNGHIALFLISRLKTAIRETLVLPNFESVCIPWMLAEKDDWVPRRVAPFIWVNPESVNDPTTVCEVPIVQPSEGKYKTEASSGISVDRTKHKKLKKTESIEQPIGESSDVLAFSVSSNDPSAGNTGGTCQELRTPLLGNGELEDSFKHKVEGIPESQSLSRSTILLDKQNHSFEEDDPRLKRTGRRARMLDLGKKMGEKLEEKRRQVEEKSRNIVEKMRGP from the exons atgtggagtTGGTTGCTGTGGCTAAGTGTTGGGTTTGTGGTCGGAGCAGTGGCGATTCTAGCTGCGGAAGTCGCAGTTGTACGAGTTTTCATCAGCAGGTTACAACACAAAACCAAGCAACAGCATGACAAAGAAAAATCATCTCAAGAAAGAGGATCCAAGTCAGACCCCCTACACCCTCGTCGATCCCTGGAATTTTCTTCCACCAAGGAGAAGGAG GGTGTAATTTGGGTTTTAGAACCAGAAAAAGTTCCAAAAAACTGGCAAGAAAAAGCTCTACGAGagcaaaagagagagaaggaattCTTTGAGGTTTCTCCTATAAAAAGATATGCAAAAATCAAGAACAAACTACTCATTCTGACAGAATCAGATGGCTCCCAGACAGCTATACAGTTAAAGGGCTGCACTATTGAAGCTGTTTCCTCAACAAGTCTATCTTCAAGAAAATG GGCCAAGAGGTTCCCCATTAAATTGGATAGCAAGGCCACCTTATACAAAGGAAGTAAAATATTATACCTTTATCTTAAAACTTCATGGGAGAAGGAATCATGGTGTAAAACTCTTCGTCTAGCATCGTGTGATGACAAAGAAAAACTTGACTGGTTCGCCAAGTTGCATGAAGAATTTCGCTGCTACTTGACATTGTTAAATACAGGCCATCCTTCACTCATGAAACAGTCTGGTGGACTGTATGCTGCTGAACCCGCAGATAAGGAAAATAGGATTGATGGTTCTTCCTCAAAGGTTCGTATGTTCTTGAGAAAATTCACAAAGAAGTCTTCGAAGATTGGTCCAGAAAATAAGTTGAGCTGGACGTCATCCTTAGGCCGTGAAGAAAGAAAGATAAGTGAGAAAGTTCGTCCATGCCAGGATTTTGTTTCTTCCAGTAGTTTGGTAGATGCTAGTCCATTAGTGAAGAGAGCTCAGAGTTTCAGTGAAGGGAATTTCGCTATCCCACCATCTTCCACCTTAACTCATTCTGGTAGTCAGAGTCATATATCTGTCATCTCTGATGCAGGCTCCGATGAAAAATTTGGTTCTGATGAGGGAACACTTTGTTGGAATTTGTTAATTTCACGGctcttctttgatgccaaaAGTAGTGTGGAGATGAAAAGAACCATAAAAGCTCAGATTCAG AGGACATTGTCCAATATGAGGACCCCAAGTTACATGGGCGAAGTGATTTGTACAGACATTAATATTGGGAATCTCCCACCTTACATCCATGGTTTGAAAGTACTCCCGATGGACATGAATGATGTATGGGCTTTGGAAGTTGACATTGGATACTATGGTGGTGCGGTGTTAGACGTTGAAACAAGACTGGAAGTCCGTGAATTAGATTTCCAAAGAGGCAGTGAGGATGCGCGTCCAGAATCAGGCTCTGTTGGAGATGTTTCAGCCGATCTTCTTGAAGAATTTGAGCATTTCGGAAAGCAGTTAAATCTTGCTGAAGGGGCAGTTGATGCGCCAGAGAATAAGGAGGAATGTGATCCAAAACCTG ATGGATCAAACAGTTCTAAGAGCAGTATGTCTGCATCAAATTATGGATCCAGGTGGAAGTCACTTCTAAATTCTATAGCCAAACAAGTTTCACAG gTGCCTCTGTCTTTGGCAATAAGGATAACATCCTTACGAGGAACACTGCGGTTACAAATCAAGCCACCTCCTTCAGACAGGTTATGGTTTGCTTTCACATCCATGCCTGATATAGATTTCAATCTGGACTCGTCAGTGGGAGACCACAAGATTACTAATGGACACATAGCTTTGTTTCTGATCAGTCGGCTTAAG ACTGCAATCCGGGAAACTCTAGTGCTTCCAAACTTTGAAAGTGTATGCATACCATGGATGCTAGCAGAAAAGGACGATTGGGTACCACGAAGGGTTGCTCCTTTCATATGGGTTAACCCAGAATCTGTGAATGATCCAACCACTGTATGTGAAGTACCCATCGTCCAACCTAGTGAAGGAAAATACAAGACAGAAGCTAGCAGCGGAATCTCCGTTGATAGGACCAAGCAtaaaaaactgaagaaaacCGAGTCTATTGAACAACCAATTGGTGAATCCTCAGATGTGCTAGCCTTTTCGGTGAGTTCTAATGATCCGTCAGCTGGGAATACTGGCGGGACTTGTCAAGAGTTGAGAACTCCTTTATTGGGGAATGGTGAACTAGAGGACAGTTTCAAACACAAGGTAGAGGGTATACCTGAGTCTCAATCACTGTCGAGGTCTACAATATTGTTGGATAAACAGAATCATAGCTTTGAAGAAGATGACCCAAGGCTAAAGAGAACAGGGAGAAGAGCAAGGATGCTTGATCTGGGGAAGAAGATGGGTGAGaaattggaagagaagaggCGCCAAGTTGAAGAGAAGAGTAGGAACATTGTTGAGAAGATGAGAGGACCATGA
- the LOC137712563 gene encoding uncharacterized protein isoform X1 yields MMALDTITSVIGRSPTLCASSETPLVAILAAEVAVVRVFISRLQHKTKQQHDKEKSSQERGSKSDPLHPRRSLEFSSTKEKEGVIWVLEPEKVPKNWQEKALREQKREKEFFEVSPIKRYAKIKNKLLILTESDGSQTAIQLKGCTIEAVSSTSLSSRKWAKRFPIKLDSKATLYKGSKILYLYLKTSWEKESWCKTLRLASCDDKEKLDWFAKLHEEFRCYLTLLNTGHPSLMKQSGGLYAAEPADKENRIDGSSSKVRMFLRKFTKKSSKIGPENKLSWTSSLGREERKISEKVRPCQDFVSSSSLVDASPLVKRAQSFSEGNFAIPPSSTLTHSGSQSHISVISDAGSDEKFGSDEGTLCWNLLISRLFFDAKSSVEMKRTIKAQIQRTLSNMRTPSYMGEVICTDINIGNLPPYIHGLKVLPMDMNDVWALEVDIGYYGGAVLDVETRLEVRELDFQRGSEDARPESGSVGDVSADLLEEFEHFGKQLNLAEGAVDAPENKEECDPKPDGSNSSKSSMSASNYGSRWKSLLNSIAKQVSQVPLSLAIRITSLRGTLRLQIKPPPSDRLWFAFTSMPDIDFNLDSSVGDHKITNGHIALFLISRLKTAIRETLVLPNFESVCIPWMLAEKDDWVPRRVAPFIWVNPESVNDPTTVCEVPIVQPSEGKYKTEASSGISVDRTKHKKLKKTESIEQPIGESSDVLAFSVSSNDPSAGNTGGTCQELRTPLLGNGELEDSFKHKVEGIPESQSLSRSTILLDKQNHSFEEDDPRLKRTGRRARMLDLGKKMGEKLEEKRRQVEEKSRNIVEKMRGP; encoded by the exons ATGATGGCTCTCGATACCATCACATCAGTGATAGGCCGATCCCCTACTCTCTGCGCCTCTTCCGAAACTCCTCTTG TGGCGATTCTAGCTGCGGAAGTCGCAGTTGTACGAGTTTTCATCAGCAGGTTACAACACAAAACCAAGCAACAGCATGACAAAGAAAAATCATCTCAAGAAAGAGGATCCAAGTCAGACCCCCTACACCCTCGTCGATCCCTGGAATTTTCTTCCACCAAGGAGAAGGAG GGTGTAATTTGGGTTTTAGAACCAGAAAAAGTTCCAAAAAACTGGCAAGAAAAAGCTCTACGAGagcaaaagagagagaaggaattCTTTGAGGTTTCTCCTATAAAAAGATATGCAAAAATCAAGAACAAACTACTCATTCTGACAGAATCAGATGGCTCCCAGACAGCTATACAGTTAAAGGGCTGCACTATTGAAGCTGTTTCCTCAACAAGTCTATCTTCAAGAAAATG GGCCAAGAGGTTCCCCATTAAATTGGATAGCAAGGCCACCTTATACAAAGGAAGTAAAATATTATACCTTTATCTTAAAACTTCATGGGAGAAGGAATCATGGTGTAAAACTCTTCGTCTAGCATCGTGTGATGACAAAGAAAAACTTGACTGGTTCGCCAAGTTGCATGAAGAATTTCGCTGCTACTTGACATTGTTAAATACAGGCCATCCTTCACTCATGAAACAGTCTGGTGGACTGTATGCTGCTGAACCCGCAGATAAGGAAAATAGGATTGATGGTTCTTCCTCAAAGGTTCGTATGTTCTTGAGAAAATTCACAAAGAAGTCTTCGAAGATTGGTCCAGAAAATAAGTTGAGCTGGACGTCATCCTTAGGCCGTGAAGAAAGAAAGATAAGTGAGAAAGTTCGTCCATGCCAGGATTTTGTTTCTTCCAGTAGTTTGGTAGATGCTAGTCCATTAGTGAAGAGAGCTCAGAGTTTCAGTGAAGGGAATTTCGCTATCCCACCATCTTCCACCTTAACTCATTCTGGTAGTCAGAGTCATATATCTGTCATCTCTGATGCAGGCTCCGATGAAAAATTTGGTTCTGATGAGGGAACACTTTGTTGGAATTTGTTAATTTCACGGctcttctttgatgccaaaAGTAGTGTGGAGATGAAAAGAACCATAAAAGCTCAGATTCAG AGGACATTGTCCAATATGAGGACCCCAAGTTACATGGGCGAAGTGATTTGTACAGACATTAATATTGGGAATCTCCCACCTTACATCCATGGTTTGAAAGTACTCCCGATGGACATGAATGATGTATGGGCTTTGGAAGTTGACATTGGATACTATGGTGGTGCGGTGTTAGACGTTGAAACAAGACTGGAAGTCCGTGAATTAGATTTCCAAAGAGGCAGTGAGGATGCGCGTCCAGAATCAGGCTCTGTTGGAGATGTTTCAGCCGATCTTCTTGAAGAATTTGAGCATTTCGGAAAGCAGTTAAATCTTGCTGAAGGGGCAGTTGATGCGCCAGAGAATAAGGAGGAATGTGATCCAAAACCTG ATGGATCAAACAGTTCTAAGAGCAGTATGTCTGCATCAAATTATGGATCCAGGTGGAAGTCACTTCTAAATTCTATAGCCAAACAAGTTTCACAG gTGCCTCTGTCTTTGGCAATAAGGATAACATCCTTACGAGGAACACTGCGGTTACAAATCAAGCCACCTCCTTCAGACAGGTTATGGTTTGCTTTCACATCCATGCCTGATATAGATTTCAATCTGGACTCGTCAGTGGGAGACCACAAGATTACTAATGGACACATAGCTTTGTTTCTGATCAGTCGGCTTAAG ACTGCAATCCGGGAAACTCTAGTGCTTCCAAACTTTGAAAGTGTATGCATACCATGGATGCTAGCAGAAAAGGACGATTGGGTACCACGAAGGGTTGCTCCTTTCATATGGGTTAACCCAGAATCTGTGAATGATCCAACCACTGTATGTGAAGTACCCATCGTCCAACCTAGTGAAGGAAAATACAAGACAGAAGCTAGCAGCGGAATCTCCGTTGATAGGACCAAGCAtaaaaaactgaagaaaacCGAGTCTATTGAACAACCAATTGGTGAATCCTCAGATGTGCTAGCCTTTTCGGTGAGTTCTAATGATCCGTCAGCTGGGAATACTGGCGGGACTTGTCAAGAGTTGAGAACTCCTTTATTGGGGAATGGTGAACTAGAGGACAGTTTCAAACACAAGGTAGAGGGTATACCTGAGTCTCAATCACTGTCGAGGTCTACAATATTGTTGGATAAACAGAATCATAGCTTTGAAGAAGATGACCCAAGGCTAAAGAGAACAGGGAGAAGAGCAAGGATGCTTGATCTGGGGAAGAAGATGGGTGAGaaattggaagagaagaggCGCCAAGTTGAAGAGAAGAGTAGGAACATTGTTGAGAAGATGAGAGGACCATGA